A single region of the Streptomyces caelestis genome encodes:
- a CDS encoding SIR2 family NAD-dependent protein deacylase, whose amino-acid sequence MAKPLVALLTGAGISTDSGIPDYRGPNGLWRRDPEAEKLVTYEYYMGAPEIRRRSWQMRRKNHTLRAEPNAAHRAVAELERSGVPVRVITQNVDGLHQLAGMPERKVLELHGTARSVVCTGCHTRGSMEDALARVDAGEDDPPCLECGGVLKSATVMFGERLDPVVLGEAVAISKACEVFVAVGTSLQVQPAAGLAGVAADHGARLIIVNAEPTPYDDRADEIVRDPIGTALPELLRGLMA is encoded by the coding sequence CGGACTACCGCGGACCGAACGGACTCTGGCGGCGGGACCCGGAGGCCGAGAAGCTCGTCACGTACGAGTACTACATGGGCGCCCCGGAGATCCGACGCCGCTCCTGGCAGATGCGGCGCAAGAACCACACGCTTCGGGCGGAGCCCAACGCCGCGCACCGGGCGGTGGCCGAACTGGAGCGGTCCGGGGTACCCGTCCGGGTGATCACGCAGAACGTGGACGGGCTGCACCAGCTCGCCGGGATGCCCGAGCGCAAGGTCCTCGAACTGCACGGCACGGCACGGAGTGTGGTGTGCACCGGCTGCCACACGCGCGGCTCGATGGAGGACGCCCTCGCACGGGTCGACGCCGGTGAGGACGACCCGCCGTGCCTGGAGTGCGGCGGTGTCCTGAAGTCGGCGACGGTGATGTTCGGCGAGCGGCTCGATCCCGTCGTCCTCGGCGAGGCGGTCGCCATCAGCAAGGCCTGCGAGGTGTTCGTCGCCGTCGGCACGAGCCTCCAGGTCCAGCCGGCCGCCGGCCTCGCCGGTGTCGCCGCCGACCACGGCGCCCGTCTGATCATCGTCAACGCCGAGCCGACGCCGTACGACGACCGTGCCGACGAGATCGTCCGCGACCCCATCGGCACGGCACTGCCCGAGCTGTTGCGCGGCCTCATGGCCTAG